A portion of the Dehalococcoidia bacterium genome contains these proteins:
- a CDS encoding PIN domain-containing protein → MFIDTNIFLNARIPGAPGHDIARDRLQHALHGDEPLRISRQVVREYLSVVTRPQTWSVSITRDEALDDANRLLRNFEILEDGPVVTESLITLCREVSVAGKQIHDANIVATMLAHDERRLLTFNTSDFRRYGDRIELVGS, encoded by the coding sequence ATGTTCATAGACACCAACATCTTCCTGAACGCACGCATCCCCGGTGCGCCCGGTCACGACATCGCCAGGGATAGATTACAGCACGCTCTACATGGCGATGAACCACTGAGGATCAGCCGACAGGTCGTGCGAGAGTACCTGTCTGTGGTCACACGGCCGCAGACCTGGTCGGTCTCCATCACGCGTGACGAGGCGCTGGACGACGCGAACAGACTGCTGAGGAACTTCGAGATACTCGAGGATGGTCCCGTGGTTACAGAGTCGTTGATCACGCTGTGTCGTGAGGTATCGGTTGCAGGTAAGCAGATTCACGATGCCAACATCGTGGCGACCATGCTCGCGCATGATGAGCGCAGGCTCCTGACTTTCAACACATCGGACTTTCGGCGCTACGGAGACCGCATAGAGTTGGTGGGCAGTTAG